From the genome of Solanum stenotomum isolate F172 chromosome 5, ASM1918654v1, whole genome shotgun sequence:
TAAACTCGAAGCAAAAGTTGGAGACAGTAATATGTACTATTCAACCTGTCTATACAGATATCAAGATTCTTTGCATTCCTTGTAGTAATAGTATTGTCTATGGAGGATAACAAGAACATAGGTTTGAGCTACAAAAGTACATATGATGTTCCATCCTGCTTTGTTCATATGACCAACTTGGAATCCAATCCAATAATGTTACTTCATTCGAAGAGTACGCGAAAAAATCAGCAGAGGAACAATCACCTTTTTCAGAATAAGTGTCTTCACTGTTGGATGATGAATTTAGGACAGTATCGCGTTTCAAAATCGATGATCTTTGTTCTGAATTACTTGTGCTATTCCCAGAGGATTCTGtcaaatggaaaaaaaagaatcatatgTGAGAGAGGGCACACTTAGGGAACAGacacaatatcaacaagcaGAGTATTTTCTAGTAGACCTTGTTTATAAATTAGTGTTTTCTTTCGTAAATGACTTCTCCAGTAGTTCTTGATTTCGTTATCAGTTCTTCCAGGCAATTGTTTAGCAATCTTTGACCACCTGTAACGTCGATAAAACTTTTAGTACTAATAAGCCAAGCAGAAAAATCTTATCCTGGAAATGCTGAAGATGTAATTCTGTATCACAATTCAACGTGGTATTAGAGTAGGCAGAATTTCATATATCCTTAAAAGTTTCTtacgaagaagaaaattaagCCTACTTGTTTCCAAACTGTTTCTGAAGACGGATTATCAAACGTTCTTCATCTGCAGTAATATGACCGTGCTTTAGATTTGGGCGGAGGTAGTTCAGCCATCTCAATCTGCAGCTTTTTCCGCTCCTCTTCAGCCCTGTATGGTAGCATATTTAAACAGAgttatatgatatgattatctAATGGATGTTTCAACTTTCATTGCTTCGACTTGAACTATATATgcgaaaaaatatcaaaaaacaTCTAGTGTATAACTAAATTATACCTGAAGTTTTTGCTAAGGCATCCCAACGACGTTCACCAAAGACACCTACCATCATAGACAGTCTCTCATCTTCCTCTTCGAGCCATTGTCCTCTTCGCAATTCCTCTTCTTGCATGGTTAATTGAGAAGCCATTACTGAATATTTATGGTTGCCACAAACTAATAGAGTTACCCTCCTTATATAGGATGCCAATGTGgctaaaaagagaaaaagagtaAGTGGAAAACATAAGTTTATAATGGAATACCAGCATatcatcacaaaagataaaTTCATCCTCTCAAGGCTTACATTGGGTCAGCAaaggaattttgaattttatatacaTAAAGAGTGGAGTTCTATCTCCCTTTTTACATCACCAGTACACACAGGTTGTCTGCTTAACACTACACTGTGGGCATAAAGATTTTGTCTCATTCATCACAATAATATAAACTATAAGCTGTAATTAGGCATGTGGTTAGATAGAAAACTCAAGATAAGCAGGAGGTTTTGGTGCATTGCAAAATCCAATATATGCATCTACTGTGGGGCAACAAAATTTTATTGTGCTCAACAGCTTTTTCCATTGAATTGAGACACTAATACAAGTTGAACTTTGTCACTGTTGTGAAAACTACTCACTTTGTTAAACCTGTAAAGATAGCCCCCAGTTTTCATAAAAATGGAAAGGTTGGATCACCATAGATAATAATTTCTCTGGTACATTGTATCGTGACACTTCGTTTAACATGTAATTCTCTTTTTTATTCATGACAACATGGTGTTCTGATCAGCTAGTGTGTACCTCGACTATTCTATCAAGTACCTGCTACCTACTACCAGCAGTAACCAGCAGAATGTAAAGCAGTGTAACAAGGATTAATTTGGCAAGATTGCACTTGCTCTACCACTATTATCATCCTTATTTGACAGTCAATTTGTGACAAAAGTAAGTGATTCTGCAAAGCAGGTGTTCATAGggtattcttttcttttttttcataaacaagaAAATGTCATTGTATATTCATCTACTATTACGCATGATGATNCCCCCCCCCctagcttttagcttttggcttaaaataagtcatttcgATAATTGCCAaacactctaataagtcaaaaactggcttttaagccagtttgaccagcttaaaagcccatccaaacaggctctaataCAAGTTGAACTTTGTCACTGTTATGAAAACTACTCACTTTGTTAAACCTGTAAAGATAGCCCCCAGTTTTCATAAAAATGGAAAGGTTGGATCACCATAGATAATAATTTCTCTGGTACATTGTATCGTGACACTTCGTTTAACATGTAATTCTCTTTTTTATTCATGACAACATGGTGTTCTGATCAGCTAGTGTGTACCTCGACTATTCTATCAAGTACCTGCTACCTACTACCAGCAGTAACCAGCAGAATGTAAAGCAGTGTAACAAGGATTAATTTGGCAAGATTGCACTTGCTCTACCACTATTATCATCCTTATTTGACAGTCAATTTGTGACAAAAGTAAGTGATTCTGCAAAGCAGGTGTTCTTAGtgtattcttttcttttttttcatgaacaagAAAATGTCATTGTATATTCATCTACTATTACGCATGATGATaggtgatcttaggcatatttatatgcctaagttgtcaatattTGCCCATGAATTGATTGAAGTAACGAATGATCTTGAGTCTATTAGCTTGATTTTGTTATACTTGCGATATTATGCACTAAAACATGTGATTAGAAGTTTCAGGAACTCTCAAGGAAATTGGAGTCGAATTGAAAGAAAAGATGCAAGGATATGCTGAAAGAAGCTAAGGCTGAAGGCCCCAGGGCCAGGCACACTGCTAGGCGTGAGGCGCCAAGGGCCAACATTCAGAGAGGCCTCTcaggcgctctgagaggcgcgacgcgccaaggCCCAACATTCTGGGGCCTTTCTCAGGTGCGACGAGCCAGAGTGGAAACCTCAGAGGTGAAGTTTGGGCGCGATGCTAGGCGTGACACGCCAATGGGATCCTGACTTTTCTAgcttaaaagtattaaaaaagtATTCTTGATTGTAATAGACTTTGGCTCTAATTTTCCTACCATTATAAATAGACCCTTAGGGCTCCATAATTAGGTTTCGACATTATTTTGGTGTGCAAGAGCAAGATTCGTCTTTTGTAATAGGTTTTGANATGTCATTGTATATTCATCTACTATTACGCATGATGATaggtgatcttaggcatatttatatgcctaagttgtcaatattTGCCCATGAATTGATTGAAGTAACGAATGATCTTGAGTCTATTAGCTTGATTTTGTTATACTTGCGATATTATGCACTAAAACATGTGATTAGAAGTTTCAGGAACTCTCAAGGAGATTGGAGTCTAATTGAAAGAAAAGATGCAAGGATATGCTGAAAAGAAGCTAAGGCTGAAGGCCCCAGGGCCAGGCGCACTACTAGGCGTGAGGCGCCAAGGGCCAACATTCAGAGAGGCCTCTCaagcgctctgagaggcgcgacgcgccaaggCCCAACATTCTGGGGCCTTTCTCAGGCGCGACGAGCCAGAGTGGAAACCTCAGAGGTGAAGTTTGGGCGCGATGCTAGGCGCGACACGCCAGTGGGATCCCGACTTTTCCAgcttaaaagtattaaaaaagGATTCCTAATTGTAATAGACTTTGGCTCTAATTTTTCTACCGTTATAAATAGACTCTTAGGGCTCCATAATTAGGGTTCGACATTATTTTGGTGTGCAAGAGCAAGATTCGTCTtttgtaataggttttgatCTTCTAAACTCTTATCTTTTCCGAAAATCACAtgaacaattgtattttgtggttttctaatagcatgagtgaCTAAACGCCCTAGTTCCGGGGTTGTAGCTACGAATGGATTGTTGATTATTAAAGGctttatgaattaattcttggttgtcattataagttacttctatattcttgttttagtattttatgcttgatcaccataagataaatacattgtttgatcttaaaatcgagagagaagggattagatagaccagagaatatagagagctcgatcGACCCATTTGATTAaggtgatttgtgtttaggagtgatGCCCAGAcgaacaacttgcttggttacgaaataggatgaaatataaatgctcgtcagttagtctatttatccccgctcaacgatgtaatTAGATAGCTAACTGGAGTAGGCGACTAGAAGTGTGTAGCCCGACTCATATAATtaaccctataaaccagtaacttgacaactgaaattCGTTCTAAgccaataatatgatacatgagattcatGGCATGTTGCAGCCCTAAAATTGTCCtttacttgcttgaaacatcatCTTAAAGTCATTCACATTTAGTTACGTTTATTTAGTTCATAATTAGTAGTAGTTAATAATCAATCATCAACTCTTGAAAGAgttacttttacttttatttgtagaattaagtgttaaatataaattgattatAAGTCacttgggaacgataactcgtttcttaaagaatctatattacttgcgtGACCACGTACACTTACGTGTATATTGGGgtgcaacaagtttttggcgccactgccggggacttagaaattgatttatattcaatcttcttaagtctacaattaaaatattcaagTATTAATTACTTGATCTTAGCCTGTTTATTGCAAGCACTTGACTTTCAGGTTTGGCTCGAAAATGAGAACTTGTCGAACCGTACAACGAACCCGAAAGAGTTTTACGCCAGTGCAGGAAAATGGTGAATCAAGGACGACATGGAGAATTGGGATTAGGTCTTCCGGGAAACATTGATGATGATAATCAAGACAACTTGAATAACCCGAAAAACGTAAATAACCAAAGAAACTCGAATAACTAAGGAAATTTGAATAACCAAGGAAGCAAGCCCGGGATGACAGTGTCATGGCAAGAATGTTTGATATGGCAGAGCTGCAATTGCGGATAGGTGGACGCCCGATTACAGATGAGGAGATGGAAAACCTGGCGGATCGATATTCTTTGACCGAGAGTGCAACGTCCTATGCAGGACTGGTCCCGCATTTCTGAAGCCTCTAGATGATGATGAGGCTACTGCTGATGAGGTGATGGATAATGAGGAAGAtgatgttgatgatgaggaggcGAATGCCTTGATGGTGTTCGATGGTGGTGACGACGAGGCCTAAAGGCCCGAGGAAGTATTCCTAACTCTATATTTTGCTTTAAACTGTGCACTGAGGACAGTGCTTATTTTTAAAGTGTGGGGTGGGGTAATATGTCTCTGATGTAGATAGTTGTTTACTGTTTTATCG
Proteins encoded in this window:
- the LOC125864820 gene encoding MYB-like transcription factor EOBII, whose protein sequence is MNLSFVMICWYSIINLCFPLTLFLFLATLASYIRRVTLLVCGNHKYSVMASQLTMQEEELRRGQWLEEEDERLSMMVGVFGERRWDALAKTSGLKRSGKSCRLRWLNYLRPNLKHGHITADEERLIIRLQKQFGNKWSKIAKQLPGRTDNEIKNYWRSHLRKKTLIYKQESSGNSTSNSEQRSSILKRDTVLNSSSNSEDTYSEKGDCSSADFFAYSSNEVTLLDWIPSWSYEQSRMEHHMYFCSSNLCSCYPP